In one window of Oryzias melastigma strain HK-1 linkage group LG5, ASM292280v2, whole genome shotgun sequence DNA:
- the LOC112144744 gene encoding cell division cycle-associated protein 7 — protein sequence MTELADIFAEDSDNDATFYGFSDSEITEKDVKHEAQLDISPEEQKASTQPPEAPQRFRLRVALRPPSLSPPSTNEEEEERKPKQKKKTRNKRKVKFEDVEKAAFHQSASEEVGSETPDSDGFLVKREENIKANKAMLAQLMADLQKLPGGPGLVKEQGAKQKRKERIPRALASENCEDVRRNPERASRRQTRSMGLRENLSDLQEENVERSLEEELLEVRRAPRRRGNPRPSQSKAHAVRPVEDITEDELQLVAENMTEKVYNSATGSTCHQCRQKTIDTKTCCRSVDCHGIQGQFCGPCLRNRYGEDVRKALLDPEWKCPPCRGICNCSFCRQREGRCPTGILFPLAQYHGFSDVHSYLSSLREKLKCQDGVEM from the exons ATGACCGAGCTAGCTGACATTTTTGCGGAGGATTCTGACAATGACGCAACTTTTTATGGATTTTCCGACTCTGAAATTACTGAAAAG GATGTCAAACATGAAGCCCAGCTTGACATTTCCCCTGAAGAGCAGAAGGCCTCAACCCAACCACCTGAAGCTCCTCAAAGGTTCCGACTGAGGGTTGCTCTGCGTCCTCCCTCTTTGTCCCCGCCGTCCACAAacgaggaagaagaggagagaaagccaaagcagaaaaagaagaccAGGAACAAGAGGAAGGTGAAATTTGAGGATGTGGAGAAAGCGGCTTTTCATCAGTCTGCCAGTGAGGAAGTTGGATCTGAAACGCCTGATTCAGACGGTTTTCTGGTGAAGAGAGAAGAAAACATCAAGGCCAACAAAGCAATG CTAGCTCAGCTGATGGCAGACTTGCAAAAGCTGCCTGGTGGACCAGGGCTTGTGAAAGAACAAGGAGCCAAGCAGAAGAGAAAAGAGAGAATTCCT CGCGCTCTAGCCTCTGAAAACTGCGAGGATGTTCGGAGGAATCCAGAGCGAGCTTCACGCCGACAGACCCGGTCTATGGGGCTGAGGGAAAATCTTTCAGATCTTCAGGAGGAGAATGTGGAGCGCAgtctggaggaggagcttctcgaG GTGCGGCGAGCGCCAAGGCGACGTGGAAATCCTCGGCCGTCTCAGAGCAAAGCTCATGCAGTTCGTCCAGTGGAGGACATCACAGAGGATGAACTTCAACTTGTGGCTGAAAACATGACTGAGAAAGTTTACAACAGTGCTACT GGCTCCACGTGCCATCAGTGCCGCCAGAAGACCATAGACACGAAAACGTGCTGTCGCAGTGTGGACTGCCACGGGATTCAGGGTCAGTTCTGTGGGCCCTGCCTGAGGAACAGATACGGAGAAGACGTCCGGAAAGCTCTGCTTGATCCG GAATGGAAGTGCCCCCCCTGTCGAGGCATCTGTAACTGCAGTTTCTGCCGTCAGCGTGAGGGCCGTTGTCCAACTGGAATCCTCTTTCCTCTGGCCCAGTACCACGGATTCTCTGACGTCCATTCTTACCTCAGCAG CCTCCGTGAAAAGCTGAAGTGCCAAGACGGTGTGGAGATGTGA
- the prr13 gene encoding proline rich 13 — translation MWPNQGPPPPVAPPNPAFAPGYNPAFPPVPPAGVFPPQPAYPAGHYPAGVNVPMGPHAAPGMMPYGAPGAQPYPVAPGGVPGVPPAGVYPGHYPHSPKGGHHKGHKHHKHHKDHKDHKHHHGGVVPMGGVLGGGLGGMGMGLVGHKVDKKMKKKMKKAHKHGHKHGKSSSSSSSSSSSSDSD, via the exons ATGTGGCCAAATCAAG gtcctcctcctccagtgGCTCCACCAAACCCAGCCTTTGCACCCGGCTACAATCCTGCATTTCCTCCCGTGCCTCCAGCAGGAGTCTTTCCTCCACAACCAGCGTACCCAGCTGGTCACTACCCAGCCGGTGTGAATGTCCCCATGGGACCTCATGCAGCTCCAGGAATGATGCCATATGGAGCTCCTGGAGCTCAGCCGTATCCCGTAGCTCCAGGTGGAGTTCCAGGAGTCCCTCCTGCAGGTGTTTACCCGGGTCACTACCCACACTCTCCAAAAGGGGGGCACCACAAAGGTCATAAGCATCATAAGCATCATAAGGATCATAAGGATCACAAGCATCATCATGGAGGAGTTGTGCCGATGGGTGGAGTGTTAGGTGGGGGGCTTGGAGGAATGGGAATGGGGCTGGTCGGACACAAAGTTGataagaagatgaagaaaaagatgaagaaggcGCATAAACATGGACACAAACATGGCAAG tcctcctccagcagcagcagcagcagcagtagcagTGACTCAGACTAA
- the LOC112145233 gene encoding poly(rC)-binding protein 2, whose amino-acid sequence MDSGVIEGGLNVTLTIRLLMHGKEVGSIIGKKGESVKKMREESGARINISEGNCPERIITLAGPTTAIFKAFSMIIEKLEEDISSSMTNSTATSKPPVTLRIVVPASQCGSLIGKGGCKIKEIRESTGAQVQVAGDMLPNSTERAITIAGTPQSIIECVKQICVVMLESPPKGVTIPYRPKPSGSPVIFAGGQAYAVQGQHAIPQPDLTKLHQLAMQQSPFPIAPSNQGFTGIDASAQTSSHEMTIPNDLIGCIIGRQGAKINEIRQMSGAQIKIANPVDGSTDRQVTITGSPASISLAEYLINARLSSEATGLSAN is encoded by the exons ATGGACTCCGGTGTGATTGAAGGAGGACTCAATGTCACACTTACCATTAGGCTACTCATGCATGGAAAG GAAGTTGGAAGTATAATCGGAAAG AAAGGTGAATCTGTGAAGAAAATGAGAGAAGAG AGCGGGGCGCGCATCAACATCTCCGAGGGCAACTGTCCCGAGAGAATCATCACTCTGGCCGGCCCTACCACGGcaatttttaaagccttttccATGATCATCGAGAAGTTGGAAGAG GACATAAGCAGCTCTATGACAAACAGCACAGCTACCAGCAAACCACCAGTGACTCTCCGCATCGTGGTGCCTGCCAGCCAGTGCGGCTCCCTCATCGGAAAAGGTGGCTGCAAGATCAAAGAAATTCGAGAG TCCACTGGCGCTCAGGTTCAAGTGGCAGGAGATATGCTCCCGAACTCTACAGAGAGAGCCATCACCATTGCTGGGACTCCACAGTCAATAATTGAGTGTGTAAAGCAGATCTGTGTGGTGATGCTTGAG TCTCCCCCTAAGGGTGTCACTATCCCTTACCGACCCAAGCCTTCAGGATCGCCCGTCATCTTTGCAGGTGGACAG GCATACGCTGTTCAAGGTCAGCATGCGATTCCACAGCCAGAT CTCACCAAGCTCCACCAGCTGGCCATGCAGCAGAGCCCTTTCCCGATCGCACCAAGCAACCAGGGCTTCACTG GGATAGATGCTTCTGCTCAGACGAGTTCTCATGAGATGACCATTCCAAATGAT CTCATTGGATGCATCATCGGGCGCCAGGGAGCGAAGATCAACGAGATCAGGCAAATGTCTGGCGCCCAGATCAAGATCGCAAATCCAGTGGATGGATCCACCGACCGTCAGGTCACCATCACGGGTTCACCTGCCAGCATCAGTCTGGCAGAGTACCTCATCAATGCCAG GCTCTCCTCTGAGGCCACAGGACTGTCAGCCAACTGA